The following proteins are encoded in a genomic region of Anabas testudineus chromosome 13, fAnaTes1.2, whole genome shotgun sequence:
- the LOC113169050 gene encoding vascular endothelial zinc finger 1 isoform X3 has protein sequence MEPSWSTFLFQQANEALHHQHQVAGNSLLPLLNSGTEPPDQKPVLPIPLDQKPPVSAAELLKDNVASGTGGGGGGGPPVAVVKKEPKSKTPFICGYCNKAFRDSYHLRRHESCHTGIKMVSRPKKTQTAPTMVPLISTVPRENNGNPSYITTVAGILTTATTSTSTGTSIMTPMQHQQQQSIPKKPPKPVKKNHGCDMCGKAFRDVYHLNRHKLSHSDEKPFECPICQQRFKRKDRMTYHVRSHDGGVHKPYICSVCGKGFSRPDHLSCHVKHVHSSERPFKCQVTACTSAFATKDRLRSHMIRHEGKVTCNICGKMLSAAYITSHLKTHGQASFNNPCNNKDANSVHNNSATTTPVTNSAAITSAMNRGGNASNPVTIAAQMNIATSTVNITSPVNLQHPVTITGPVNLASVNIPTTAHMNIAHPVAITTPMPMNITGPLNIAMRPMESMPFLSQVLPSTPPW, from the exons ATGGAACCGAGCTGGAGTACGTTTTTATTTCAA CAGGCTAATGAGGCTCTGCATCACCAGCACCAAGTAGCTGGGAACAGCCTATTGCCTTTGCTCAATTCTGGAACAGAGCCACCTGATCAGAAACCAGTGCTCCCCATTCCCTTGGACCAGAAACCCcctgtcagtgctgcagaacTTCTTAAAGACAATGTGGCCAGTGGGACTGGGGGTGGGGGAGGTGGTGGGCCTCCAGTCGCTGTGGTCAAAAAGGAGCCTAAATCAAAGACGCCTTTCATCTGTGGCTACTGCAACAAGGCTTTCCGGGACAGCTACCACCTGCGGCGGCACGAGTCTTGCCACACTGGCATTAAGATGGTTTCACGGCCTAAGAAGACACAAACAGCCCCCACCATGGTGCCACTCATATCCACTGTCCCCCGTGAGAATAACGGAAACCCTTCGTACATTACTACTGTAGCTGGTATTCTCACTACAGCCACCACGTCAACATCCACAGGCACTAGCATAATGACCCCGATGcaacaccaacagcagcagagtatTCCTAAGAAGCCCCCCAAACCAGTGAAAAAGAATCACGGCTGTGACATGTGTGGTAAGGCTTTCAGAGATGTGTATCACCTCAACCGCCACAAGCTGTCACACTCTGACGAGAAGCCATTTGAGTGTCCCATCTGCCAGCAGAGGTTTAAGAGGAAGGATCGCATGACATACCACGTCCGCTCTCATGATGGTGGAGTTCACAAGCCTTATATTTGTTCAGTCTGTGGCAAGGGCTTCTCCAG ACCTGATCACCTAAGCTGTCACGTCAAGCATGTTCATTCCTCAGAAAGGCCATTTAAGTGCCAAGTAACG GCTTGTACCTCTGCCTTTGCTACCAAAGACCGTCTGCGCTCCCATATGATCAGGCACGAAGGCAAAGTGACCTGCAACATCTGTGGCAAAATGCTTAGTGCTGCCTACATCACAAGTCACCTCAAGACACACGGCCAGGCCAGCTTCAACAACCCATGTAACAATAAAG atgcCAACAGTGTGCACAACAACTCGGCCACTACGACGCCAGTCACCAACTCGGCAGCCATCACCTCAGCTATGAACCGTGGCGGCAACGCCAGCAATCCTGTTACCATTGCCGCTCAGATGAACATTGCCACCAGCACGGTCAACATCACATCGCCGGTCAATCTGCAGCACCCCGTCACCATCACCGGCCCCGTCAACCTGGCCTCTGTCAACATCCCTACAACAGCGCACATGAATATTGCCCACCCAGTGGCCATCACCACCCCCATGCCCATGAATATCACAGGGCCGCTCAACATTGCCATGAGGCCCATGGAGAGCATGCCTTTTCTATCCCAGGTTCTGCCATCCACTCCTCCTTGGTAG
- the LOC113169050 gene encoding vascular endothelial zinc finger 1 isoform X1 has protein sequence MEPSWSTFLFQQANEALHHQHQVAGNSLLPLLNSGTEPPDQKPVLPIPLDQKPPVSAAELLKDNVASGTGGGGGGGPPVAVVKKEPKSKTPFICGYCNKAFRDSYHLRRHESCHTGIKMVSRPKKTQTAPTMVPLISTVPRENNGNPSYITTVAGILTTATTSTSTGTSIMTPMQHQQQQSIPKKPPKPVKKNHGCDMCGKAFRDVYHLNRHKLSHSDEKPFECPICQQRFKRKDRMTYHVRSHDGGVHKPYICSVCGKGFSRPDHLSCHVKHVHSSERPFKCQVTACTSAFATKDRLRSHMIRHEGKVTCNICGKMLSAAYITSHLKTHGQASFNNPCNNKGISDWQWNHSGPRKGELTVGEILNNSFQVLIDNSHKDANSVHNNSATTTPVTNSAAITSAMNRGGNASNPVTIAAQMNIATSTVNITSPVNLQHPVTITGPVNLASVNIPTTAHMNIAHPVAITTPMPMNITGPLNIAMRPMESMPFLSQVLPSTPPW, from the exons ATGGAACCGAGCTGGAGTACGTTTTTATTTCAA CAGGCTAATGAGGCTCTGCATCACCAGCACCAAGTAGCTGGGAACAGCCTATTGCCTTTGCTCAATTCTGGAACAGAGCCACCTGATCAGAAACCAGTGCTCCCCATTCCCTTGGACCAGAAACCCcctgtcagtgctgcagaacTTCTTAAAGACAATGTGGCCAGTGGGACTGGGGGTGGGGGAGGTGGTGGGCCTCCAGTCGCTGTGGTCAAAAAGGAGCCTAAATCAAAGACGCCTTTCATCTGTGGCTACTGCAACAAGGCTTTCCGGGACAGCTACCACCTGCGGCGGCACGAGTCTTGCCACACTGGCATTAAGATGGTTTCACGGCCTAAGAAGACACAAACAGCCCCCACCATGGTGCCACTCATATCCACTGTCCCCCGTGAGAATAACGGAAACCCTTCGTACATTACTACTGTAGCTGGTATTCTCACTACAGCCACCACGTCAACATCCACAGGCACTAGCATAATGACCCCGATGcaacaccaacagcagcagagtatTCCTAAGAAGCCCCCCAAACCAGTGAAAAAGAATCACGGCTGTGACATGTGTGGTAAGGCTTTCAGAGATGTGTATCACCTCAACCGCCACAAGCTGTCACACTCTGACGAGAAGCCATTTGAGTGTCCCATCTGCCAGCAGAGGTTTAAGAGGAAGGATCGCATGACATACCACGTCCGCTCTCATGATGGTGGAGTTCACAAGCCTTATATTTGTTCAGTCTGTGGCAAGGGCTTCTCCAG ACCTGATCACCTAAGCTGTCACGTCAAGCATGTTCATTCCTCAGAAAGGCCATTTAAGTGCCAAGTAACG GCTTGTACCTCTGCCTTTGCTACCAAAGACCGTCTGCGCTCCCATATGATCAGGCACGAAGGCAAAGTGACCTGCAACATCTGTGGCAAAATGCTTAGTGCTGCCTACATCACAAGTCACCTCAAGACACACGGCCAGGCCAGCTTCAACAACCCATGTAACAATAAAG GCATAAGTGACTGGCAGTGGAACCACTCAGGGCCAAGAAAAG GTGAGTTGACGGTAGGAGAGATTTTAAATAACTCCTTCCAAGTCCTAATTGACAACTCTCACAAAG atgcCAACAGTGTGCACAACAACTCGGCCACTACGACGCCAGTCACCAACTCGGCAGCCATCACCTCAGCTATGAACCGTGGCGGCAACGCCAGCAATCCTGTTACCATTGCCGCTCAGATGAACATTGCCACCAGCACGGTCAACATCACATCGCCGGTCAATCTGCAGCACCCCGTCACCATCACCGGCCCCGTCAACCTGGCCTCTGTCAACATCCCTACAACAGCGCACATGAATATTGCCCACCCAGTGGCCATCACCACCCCCATGCCCATGAATATCACAGGGCCGCTCAACATTGCCATGAGGCCCATGGAGAGCATGCCTTTTCTATCCCAGGTTCTGCCATCCACTCCTCCTTGGTAG
- the LOC113169050 gene encoding vascular endothelial zinc finger 1 isoform X2 encodes MEPSWSTFLFQQANEALHHQHQVAGNSLLPLLNSGTEPPDQKPVLPIPLDQKPPVSAAELLKDNVASGTGGGGGGGPPVAVVKKEPKSKTPFICGYCNKAFRDSYHLRRHESCHTGIKMVSRPKKTQTAPTMVPLISTVPRENNGNPSYITTVAGILTTATTSTSTGTSIMTPMQHQQQQSIPKKPPKPVKKNHGCDMCGKAFRDVYHLNRHKLSHSDEKPFECPICQQRFKRKDRMTYHVRSHDGGVHKPYICSVCGKGFSRPDHLSCHVKHVHSSERPFKCQVTACTSAFATKDRLRSHMIRHEGKVTCNICGKMLSAAYITSHLKTHGQASFNNPCNNKGISDWQWNHSGPRKDANSVHNNSATTTPVTNSAAITSAMNRGGNASNPVTIAAQMNIATSTVNITSPVNLQHPVTITGPVNLASVNIPTTAHMNIAHPVAITTPMPMNITGPLNIAMRPMESMPFLSQVLPSTPPW; translated from the exons ATGGAACCGAGCTGGAGTACGTTTTTATTTCAA CAGGCTAATGAGGCTCTGCATCACCAGCACCAAGTAGCTGGGAACAGCCTATTGCCTTTGCTCAATTCTGGAACAGAGCCACCTGATCAGAAACCAGTGCTCCCCATTCCCTTGGACCAGAAACCCcctgtcagtgctgcagaacTTCTTAAAGACAATGTGGCCAGTGGGACTGGGGGTGGGGGAGGTGGTGGGCCTCCAGTCGCTGTGGTCAAAAAGGAGCCTAAATCAAAGACGCCTTTCATCTGTGGCTACTGCAACAAGGCTTTCCGGGACAGCTACCACCTGCGGCGGCACGAGTCTTGCCACACTGGCATTAAGATGGTTTCACGGCCTAAGAAGACACAAACAGCCCCCACCATGGTGCCACTCATATCCACTGTCCCCCGTGAGAATAACGGAAACCCTTCGTACATTACTACTGTAGCTGGTATTCTCACTACAGCCACCACGTCAACATCCACAGGCACTAGCATAATGACCCCGATGcaacaccaacagcagcagagtatTCCTAAGAAGCCCCCCAAACCAGTGAAAAAGAATCACGGCTGTGACATGTGTGGTAAGGCTTTCAGAGATGTGTATCACCTCAACCGCCACAAGCTGTCACACTCTGACGAGAAGCCATTTGAGTGTCCCATCTGCCAGCAGAGGTTTAAGAGGAAGGATCGCATGACATACCACGTCCGCTCTCATGATGGTGGAGTTCACAAGCCTTATATTTGTTCAGTCTGTGGCAAGGGCTTCTCCAG ACCTGATCACCTAAGCTGTCACGTCAAGCATGTTCATTCCTCAGAAAGGCCATTTAAGTGCCAAGTAACG GCTTGTACCTCTGCCTTTGCTACCAAAGACCGTCTGCGCTCCCATATGATCAGGCACGAAGGCAAAGTGACCTGCAACATCTGTGGCAAAATGCTTAGTGCTGCCTACATCACAAGTCACCTCAAGACACACGGCCAGGCCAGCTTCAACAACCCATGTAACAATAAAG GCATAAGTGACTGGCAGTGGAACCACTCAGGGCCAAGAAAAG atgcCAACAGTGTGCACAACAACTCGGCCACTACGACGCCAGTCACCAACTCGGCAGCCATCACCTCAGCTATGAACCGTGGCGGCAACGCCAGCAATCCTGTTACCATTGCCGCTCAGATGAACATTGCCACCAGCACGGTCAACATCACATCGCCGGTCAATCTGCAGCACCCCGTCACCATCACCGGCCCCGTCAACCTGGCCTCTGTCAACATCCCTACAACAGCGCACATGAATATTGCCCACCCAGTGGCCATCACCACCCCCATGCCCATGAATATCACAGGGCCGCTCAACATTGCCATGAGGCCCATGGAGAGCATGCCTTTTCTATCCCAGGTTCTGCCATCCACTCCTCCTTGGTAG